One candidate division WOR-3 bacterium DNA segment encodes these proteins:
- a CDS encoding DUF2179 domain-containing protein has translation MNEHIITWVLIPILIMFARIIDVSIGTVRIIFVARGKATIAAVLGFFEVIIWILAISQVLANLTNVSCYIGYGVGFAIGNILGIKIEKRIAFGLQMITIVTTNKLDVLPMLLRDEGYGVTTVSGKGAKGDVRIIYAVVERKFVQNVLGLVNSTEPESFVTVEDMVSLHRGFVRERQKIGLFGKKK, from the coding sequence ATGAACGAACACATAATAACATGGGTTTTAATCCCGATCCTGATAATGTTTGCCAGAATAATAGACGTCTCTATCGGCACAGTCAGGATTATATTCGTCGCCAGGGGAAAGGCGACTATTGCAGCAGTGCTGGGCTTTTTCGAGGTCATAATATGGATACTTGCTATTTCACAGGTCCTGGCCAATCTAACTAATGTTTCATGCTACATCGGATACGGGGTGGGTTTTGCTATTGGAAACATACTGGGAATTAAGATAGAAAAGAGAATAGCTTTCGGACTGCAGATGATTACGATAGTCACAACAAATAAACTTGATGTACTGCCTATGCTTCTCAGGGATGAAGGTTACGGGGTGACAACGGTCAGCGGAAAAGGGGCGAAAGGAGACGTCAGAATCATTTACGCAGTTGTCGAAAGAAAATTTGTTCAGAATGTTCTCGGTTTGGTAAATTCAACTGAGCCTGAAAGTTTTGTAACGGTCGAGGACATGGTCTCTCTGCACAGAGGTTTTGTAAGAGAGAGGCAAAAAATCGGTTTGTTTGGGAAAAAAAAATAA
- a CDS encoding PTS sugar transporter subunit IIA: MKNDKEFASYFVQSQNIYFLDGKDKKEIIVELLSKTPQENLKNYDEVKNELLKREELMSTGIGLGIAFPHIGSVNVEKLSVCVGILKDGVEWGSIDDLPVKIVILIVYPSKKRTEYLTLISKLSSVLKEEINRDKIEKSSDSGEIFNTLTKNIII; encoded by the coding sequence ATGAAAAACGATAAGGAATTCGCGTCATATTTCGTTCAGAGTCAGAACATATACTTTCTTGATGGTAAAGATAAAAAGGAGATAATTGTCGAGCTTTTGTCGAAGACGCCTCAGGAGAACTTGAAAAACTACGACGAAGTCAAAAACGAACTGCTTAAACGCGAAGAGTTGATGTCGACCGGAATAGGTCTCGGAATAGCCTTTCCGCACATTGGATCAGTCAACGTGGAAAAACTTTCAGTCTGCGTCGGGATACTCAAAGACGGAGTGGAATGGGGTTCCATAGACGATTTACCGGTCAAAATTGTGATTTTAATAGTTTACCCTTCCAAAAAAAGAACCGAGTATCTCACTCTTATTTCAAAATTGAGTTCCGTTCTAAAGGAAGAAATAAACAGGGACAAAATAGAGAAATCAAGCGACAGCGGTGAGATTTTCAACACACTGACGAAGAATATAATTATCTGA